From Phenylobacterium immobile (ATCC 35973), a single genomic window includes:
- a CDS encoding COG4223 family protein produces the protein MSEPADITAPLDPAAYRPRRAAPRPWFLAVFGLICLGAGAALGVAGLRALETSPAPVASQPPTPLAGARTPSPAAADLPSALDLPATSPSFALGDLDARLARLEGRERAGAAAAGQALAAAALIETAQSSRPFDGEVAAVRAVAPPSPELALLARLAVDGAPSRTALAASFSAYAGAAAAAIHAPKDGDGLAARLVHALSKIVTIRPVGATRGDSPDALLARAELRIAEGDLERALPLLDRLPAGAGEVLAPWRAGADRRLAIDRSLAALRRRALESVAAASRGGA, from the coding sequence ATGAGCGAGCCGGCCGATATCACCGCGCCGCTGGACCCCGCCGCCTATCGGCCGCGCCGCGCCGCGCCGCGCCCATGGTTTCTCGCCGTCTTCGGCTTGATCTGTCTCGGCGCCGGCGCAGCCCTCGGCGTCGCCGGCCTTAGGGCCTTGGAAACCTCGCCTGCGCCGGTCGCGAGCCAGCCGCCAACACCGCTGGCAGGCGCGAGAACACCGTCGCCTGCGGCGGCCGACCTCCCATCCGCCCTGGACTTGCCGGCGACCTCGCCGAGTTTCGCCCTGGGCGATCTCGACGCCCGACTCGCACGGCTGGAAGGCCGCGAGCGCGCTGGGGCCGCGGCGGCCGGTCAAGCGCTGGCCGCAGCCGCCTTGATCGAGACTGCGCAGAGCTCCCGGCCCTTCGACGGCGAGGTGGCGGCTGTGCGCGCGGTCGCCCCGCCATCGCCCGAATTGGCTCTGCTGGCCCGCCTCGCGGTCGATGGCGCGCCCAGCCGTACGGCGCTCGCCGCAAGCTTTTCGGCCTACGCCGGCGCCGCGGCCGCCGCGATCCATGCCCCGAAGGATGGGGACGGCCTCGCCGCACGCCTTGTCCACGCCCTATCCAAGATCGTCACCATCCGCCCCGTCGGGGCGACACGAGGCGACAGCCCTGACGCCCTGTTGGCCCGCGCCGAATTACGGATCGCCGAAGGAGACCTCGAGCGCGCCCTGCCCCTGCTGGATCGCCTGCCGGCTGGCGCTGGAGAGGTGCTGGCGCCCTGGAGAGCAGGCGCCGACCGCCGGCTTGCGATCGATCGGTCACTGGCGGCCCTGCGCCGTCGCGCCCTGGAGAGCGTCGCTGCGGCTTCGCGCGGCGGCGCATGA
- a CDS encoding heme biosynthesis HemY N-terminal domain-containing protein — protein sequence MIRISIVVFLVTALAVAVLAIAGEPGRASLTWLGWRADTTAAAAMVIILLLSLSALIGWRTLIWILEAPKRAEEARETSRRRQASDVLTRGFLAAAAGDGSEARRLAQKAQELAKDTPGLVRLLAAQAAEAAQDASAAEAAYAAMLADPAMRLAGRRGLMLLAALAGRKAEALAQAEAAYGEARTARWAWRAMLEARLEAGLWSEALDLVKGALDRKIVSPIVGERTRAALLAASAAELERAPTKKLRQLAMDQALEAARLQPGFAPGVALAARLLALDGKGGRAASLIEQAWRASPHPALWLAYRDLVTDETPHLRAMRLRGLADQNPGHRESNILGVEQALIAGDAAAAVAAVRALAEEPVTARTAGLFARVAFASGAPDEARVWMVRGVSAPGEPDWSDLDPEGRAFAYGPKDWARLAQVYGEHGELIHPRHERGERALSEIPELPLSYADSAALLNADGSPPQFFPIHDPRTDDEPQRVPPPPDAPKRRSPRAASRTRRTSPRS from the coding sequence ATGATCCGCATCAGTATTGTTGTCTTTCTGGTGACCGCCCTCGCGGTCGCTGTCCTGGCGATCGCGGGAGAACCGGGCCGGGCGAGTCTGACCTGGCTGGGCTGGCGGGCCGACACCACGGCAGCCGCAGCGATGGTGATCATCCTGTTGCTGTCGCTCAGCGCCTTGATCGGCTGGCGCACGCTGATCTGGATTCTGGAGGCGCCGAAACGGGCCGAAGAAGCGCGCGAGACCAGCCGTCGCCGCCAGGCCAGCGACGTATTGACCCGCGGGTTCCTGGCCGCCGCCGCTGGCGATGGATCAGAGGCGCGCCGACTGGCGCAGAAGGCGCAGGAGTTGGCCAAGGACACGCCGGGTCTCGTTCGCCTGCTGGCCGCCCAGGCGGCGGAAGCCGCCCAGGACGCAAGCGCTGCGGAGGCCGCCTACGCCGCCATGCTGGCCGATCCGGCGATGCGGCTGGCGGGGCGGCGGGGCCTCATGCTGCTCGCCGCGCTGGCGGGCCGAAAGGCCGAAGCCCTGGCTCAAGCCGAGGCCGCTTACGGCGAGGCGCGCACCGCCCGCTGGGCCTGGCGGGCGATGCTGGAGGCGCGGCTGGAGGCGGGTCTGTGGAGCGAGGCGCTGGACCTCGTGAAGGGCGCGCTGGACCGCAAGATCGTGTCCCCGATCGTCGGCGAACGCACCCGCGCGGCGCTGCTCGCCGCCTCCGCCGCTGAACTCGAGCGCGCGCCGACCAAGAAGCTGCGCCAACTGGCGATGGACCAGGCCCTGGAGGCGGCGCGTTTGCAGCCAGGCTTCGCTCCCGGCGTCGCGCTCGCCGCCCGACTGCTCGCACTCGACGGCAAAGGCGGCCGCGCCGCGTCGCTGATCGAACAGGCCTGGAGGGCGAGCCCCCACCCCGCGCTTTGGCTCGCCTATCGCGATCTGGTCACAGACGAGACGCCGCACTTGCGGGCAATGCGGCTGCGCGGCCTCGCCGACCAGAACCCCGGCCACCGGGAAAGCAACATCCTTGGCGTAGAGCAGGCGCTGATCGCCGGCGACGCCGCCGCCGCGGTCGCGGCGGTCCGGGCCCTGGCTGAAGAGCCGGTTACGGCCCGCACCGCCGGTCTCTTCGCACGCGTCGCCTTCGCCTCCGGAGCGCCTGACGAGGCCCGGGTCTGGATGGTCAGGGGCGTCAGCGCGCCGGGCGAGCCCGACTGGTCGGACCTGGACCCCGAAGGTCGCGCCTTCGCCTATGGCCCGAAGGATTGGGCGCGCCTCGCCCAGGTCTATGGCGAGCACGGAGAGTTGATCCATCCGCGGCATGAACGCGGCGAACGCGCTCTGAGCGAAATCCCGGAACTACCGTTGTCCTATGCTGACAGCGCAGCCCTGCTGAACGCCGATGGCTCGCCACCGCAATTCTTTCCGATCCACGATCCGCGCACGGATGACGAGCCGCAGCGCGTTCCGCCGCCGCCGGACGCGCCGAAACGCCGGAGCCCCCGCGCGGCGTCGCGCACTCGCCGGACGAGTCCGCGATCTTAG
- a CDS encoding chromate transporter gives MKVLLVGLALELALLSLAAFGGAAAIMPALHDVAVLRRHWMSESDFLQLYAVARVAPGPNILIASIIGWRVAGAAGLAVATAAILAPSSLVCMALSRLAVRYEDTSVVRALKAGLAPVAVGMTLASGYAIAHTANADWIGWGLTAAGAAWILWCKANPLWILLIGGGVTMGMTLAGLPVAGL, from the coding sequence ATGAAGGTTCTTCTCGTCGGCCTTGCCCTCGAACTCGCGCTTTTATCGCTGGCCGCCTTTGGCGGAGCGGCGGCGATCATGCCCGCTCTGCACGACGTCGCAGTGTTGCGCCGCCACTGGATGAGCGAGAGTGACTTTCTGCAGCTCTACGCCGTGGCCCGCGTGGCGCCGGGTCCCAACATCCTGATCGCCAGCATCATCGGCTGGCGCGTGGCGGGTGCCGCCGGTCTTGCCGTCGCCACGGCGGCGATCCTGGCGCCCTCGTCGCTGGTCTGCATGGCCTTGAGTCGGCTTGCGGTGCGCTATGAGGACACCTCGGTTGTGCGCGCCTTGAAGGCGGGGCTTGCCCCCGTCGCCGTTGGCATGACGTTGGCCAGCGGCTACGCCATCGCGCACACCGCCAATGCGGATTGGATCGGCTGGGGGCTGACGGCGGCCGGCGCGGCCTGGATCCTGTGGTGCAAGGCCAACCCGTTATGGATACTGCTGATTGGCGGGGGCGTGACCATGGGCATGACGCTCGCTGGCCTGCCTGTTGCCGGTCTTTAG
- a CDS encoding chromate transporter, protein MSEPSKFTEALAHESPHAHSYRDLTVAFLRIGLLGFGGVAASARRVLVAERRWFSDEDYAAILGMAQTLPGANTANLAVMIGDRAQGATGAMVALTALLAPPLALLLAIMAFYDQVQALPAVKALLHGMASVGAGMVFGTGLRMAWSLRRWPRRLIFGLLAIAAMVVGHVSIIVVAFGVGALSVAYAAWTMRQAGRPS, encoded by the coding sequence ATGAGCGAGCCTTCCAAGTTCACCGAGGCGTTGGCGCACGAGTCGCCCCATGCCCACAGCTATCGCGACCTGACGGTCGCCTTCCTGCGCATAGGCCTCCTGGGGTTTGGCGGCGTCGCCGCCTCCGCCCGGCGCGTGCTGGTGGCCGAGCGACGCTGGTTCAGCGACGAGGACTACGCCGCGATCCTGGGCATGGCCCAAACCCTGCCCGGCGCGAACACCGCCAACCTGGCGGTGATGATCGGCGACCGGGCGCAGGGCGCGACCGGCGCGATGGTCGCTCTCACCGCGCTGCTGGCGCCGCCCCTGGCCCTTCTGTTGGCGATCATGGCCTTTTATGACCAGGTCCAGGCGCTGCCGGCGGTCAAGGCCTTGTTGCATGGCATGGCTTCGGTTGGGGCGGGCATGGTCTTCGGCACCGGCCTTCGAATGGCTTGGAGCCTGCGGCGCTGGCCCCGGCGGTTGATCTTCGGCCTTCTGGCGATCGCCGCCATGGTCGTCGGCCACGTGTCGATTATCGTCGTGGCTTTCGGCGTCGGCGCCCTGAGCGTCGCCTACGCCGCCTGGACCATGCGCCAGGCAGGGCGGCCGTCATGA